A single region of the Halobellus ruber genome encodes:
- a CDS encoding HVO_A0114 family putative DNA-binding protein, with amino-acid sequence MSNEPTDTEPTHDEFTPDPSEVEYPSTLRITSLPAEQAQAAAVKRAEQWEQGEEVPHVVNFEDRARLRQLLTDRRMELLETVMEQPPESIRALAGRLDRDVHDVHDDLHLLAEYDIIHFEEDGRTKKPYVPYDTVRIEVEFGLPRGEESESAASA; translated from the coding sequence ATGAGCAACGAACCGACTGACACCGAACCCACACACGACGAGTTCACCCCCGACCCGAGCGAGGTCGAGTACCCATCGACGCTGCGTATCACGTCACTCCCAGCGGAGCAGGCCCAAGCGGCGGCGGTCAAGCGCGCCGAGCAGTGGGAGCAAGGCGAGGAAGTCCCGCACGTCGTCAACTTCGAAGATCGGGCACGGCTTCGACAGCTGCTCACTGACCGGCGGATGGAGCTCCTCGAAACGGTGATGGAACAGCCGCCGGAGAGCATCCGGGCGCTGGCCGGTCGCCTCGATCGTGACGTGCACGACGTTCACGACGATCTTCACCTGTTGGCCGAGTACGACATCATCCACTTCGAAGAGGATGGTCGCACGAAGAAGCCGTACGTCCCGTACGACACGGTCCGGATTGAGGTCGAGTTCGGCCTGCCGCGTGGCGAGGAGTCAGAGTCGGCCGCATCCGCGTAG
- a CDS encoding DUF6360 family protein, whose protein sequence is MPNRLLKVNAYTTLDLVDATARGHDFEESGVAVLNVTSPRENPDHVKFQLEIDNSHLDSVPAHADEATLSADQARTLADALNSHADTVEAAQADED, encoded by the coding sequence ATGCCGAACCGACTGCTCAAGGTGAACGCCTACACCACGCTCGATCTCGTCGACGCCACCGCCCGCGGCCACGACTTCGAGGAGTCGGGCGTGGCGGTGTTGAACGTCACCTCCCCGCGGGAGAACCCCGACCACGTGAAGTTCCAACTGGAGATCGACAACAGCCACCTCGATTCGGTTCCCGCCCACGCCGACGAGGCGACGCTGTCGGCCGACCAAGCGCGGACGCTGGCGGACGCACTCAACTCACACGCTGACACGGTCGAGGCCGCCCAGGCCGACGAGGACTGA
- a CDS encoding lysylphosphatidylglycerol synthase domain-containing protein, which yields MQRFLRFLVGVAVGALVLGGYLYTVGVGTVIDRLAVVGPRVVAVVFVLVVLEGVADAIGVWASIKPLGEGLSGPDSVRFALAGDFFDVLSPAGPVSSEPIMARFFSVATGAGYSDALGVRSTAKYVKSGTQVGCSGLVGLFVLAGSPEVTRILLTLGVSAVGLVALGGALLRSRRVLSTGLVAGLTPVVGRVSGLYRDESYGRAAVVDAVSRYWERIVAFRETPGLVALIAAGGLLEQALTAAALWVALSGVGVGGAFLPILVVVPLPQVASVVPIPGSLGAYDLLLGGALVAVTGAPVAGATAAVLLVRTLALPFGTVAGGICVASLRGWRPTAG from the coding sequence GTGCAACGATTCCTCCGGTTTCTCGTCGGTGTCGCCGTCGGGGCGCTCGTTCTGGGCGGCTATCTTTACACGGTCGGCGTCGGAACCGTCATAGATCGGTTGGCCGTCGTCGGCCCCCGGGTGGTCGCGGTCGTGTTCGTCCTCGTTGTGCTTGAGGGCGTGGCGGATGCGATCGGGGTGTGGGCGTCGATCAAGCCGCTGGGCGAGGGGCTTTCGGGTCCGGACAGCGTCCGGTTCGCGCTCGCGGGCGACTTCTTCGACGTGCTCAGTCCGGCGGGTCCGGTCAGTTCGGAACCGATTATGGCCCGCTTTTTCAGCGTCGCGACCGGGGCAGGGTACTCCGACGCGCTCGGCGTCCGCTCGACCGCGAAGTACGTCAAGTCGGGAACACAAGTGGGCTGTTCCGGCCTCGTCGGCCTGTTCGTGCTGGCTGGCTCCCCGGAGGTGACGCGGATCCTGCTCACGCTGGGCGTGTCGGCCGTCGGGCTGGTGGCACTCGGCGGCGCGTTGCTCAGGTCCCGGCGGGTACTCTCGACGGGGCTCGTTGCGGGACTCACGCCGGTCGTCGGACGCGTGTCCGGGCTCTATCGTGACGAGTCGTACGGCCGTGCGGCGGTCGTCGACGCCGTCAGTCGGTACTGGGAGCGCATCGTGGCCTTCCGCGAGACGCCGGGGTTGGTGGCCCTCATCGCCGCCGGCGGACTCCTCGAACAGGCGTTGACCGCGGCCGCGCTCTGGGTCGCCCTCTCCGGGGTCGGAGTCGGGGGCGCGTTCCTCCCGATTCTCGTCGTCGTTCCCCTCCCGCAGGTCGCGAGTGTCGTGCCCATCCCGGGGAGCCTCGGGGCGTACGACCTCCTGTTAGGTGGGGCCTTGGTCGCCGTCACCGGCGCCCCCGTCGCCGGGGCGACGGCGGCGGTCCTGCTCGTTCGGACCCTCGCGCTCCCGTTCGGCACGGTCGCCGGCGGGATCTGCGTCGCCTCGTTGCGCGGGTGGCGGCCGACCGCCGGGTGA
- a CDS encoding toxin-antitoxin system TumE family protein: protein MPATVLYRDEGEKPDGSRYEMVAWQVPVSEDYPQGLKYSFQYMDADGDTLLRYDNSPYHLDVGRHHRHPPEGEITKLEFAGLSDLIDDFQNEVTEIYEQRTD from the coding sequence ATGCCTGCGACGGTCTTGTACCGGGACGAAGGCGAGAAACCGGATGGGAGCCGGTACGAGATGGTCGCGTGGCAAGTCCCGGTGAGCGAGGACTACCCGCAGGGATTGAAGTACAGCTTCCAGTATATGGACGCTGACGGCGACACGCTCCTGCGGTACGACAACTCGCCGTATCACCTGGATGTCGGTCGACACCACCGACATCCGCCCGAGGGTGAGATCACGAAGCTGGAGTTCGCGGGGCTCTCCGACCTGATCGACGACTTCCAAAACGAGGTGACCGAAATCTATGAGCAACGAACCGACTGA
- a CDS encoding heavy metal translocating P-type ATPase, with product MSTRTIHLDVGGMTCANCAGTVQDAIESLDGVEAASVNVATDEATVTFDPERTSLADVYGAIESAGYDPVAESVTVGITDMTCADCAATNQSTLESTPGVIRANVNFATDEAQVEYVPGEVSIEELYDAIEAAGYTPVRETGDDGGDAGAGDGDDARDVARNDEIRRQKRLTLFGAALSTPLVAMLALHLFAPGAVPATIPGTRVPFGWVAFALATPVQVVLGREFYENSYTAVVRNRTANMDVLIALGSTTAYLYSVVALVGILPGAGLYFDTAALILVFITLGNYLEARSKGQASDALRSLLEMEADTATLVDADGAEREVPVEEVAVGDRMKVRPGEKIPTDGVVVDGESAVDESMVTGESVPVSKTAGDEVVGSTVNRNGVLVVEATKVGADTAIQQIVRTVKEAQSRQPEIQTVADRISAYFVPAVIANALLWASAWLLAPAALAGFVAALPVWAVIVGGPAAAGGTVSAVEFAVLVFASAVLIACPCALGLATPAATMVGTSIGANNGVVFKGGDVLERVRDVDAVVFDKTGTLTEGEMSLTDVVAIERAPDGGRLRDDDGSASGGEPEAGPDAEAEVLRLAAAAERNSEHPLGRAVVAGAEARGIDVPEATDFENVPGQGVRATVEGATVLVGNRRLLDDAGIDTAPAEEELRRLESEGKTAMLVGRIPRDAPDGAGSDAGAVVGVVADADTVKPTAADAVRDLRERGLDVHLLTGDNERTARAVADEVGIDPDNVRAEVLPDDKAAVIESIQAEGTAAMMVGDGVNDAPALATASVGTALGSGTDVAIEAADVTLMRDDPTDVVKAIRISAGTLSKIKQNLFWALGYNTAMIPLASLGLLQPILAAGAMALSSVSVLTNSLLFRRYTPDHDYRLLGILRRW from the coding sequence ATGAGTACACGGACGATCCACCTCGACGTCGGGGGGATGACCTGCGCGAACTGCGCGGGGACGGTACAGGACGCCATCGAATCGCTCGACGGCGTCGAGGCCGCGTCGGTCAACGTCGCGACCGACGAGGCGACGGTGACCTTCGACCCGGAGCGAACGTCGCTGGCGGACGTGTACGGCGCGATCGAGTCGGCGGGCTACGACCCGGTTGCCGAGAGCGTCACCGTCGGCATCACCGATATGACGTGTGCCGACTGCGCGGCGACGAACCAGTCGACCCTGGAGTCGACGCCGGGCGTAATCCGCGCGAACGTGAATTTCGCGACCGACGAGGCGCAGGTGGAGTACGTCCCCGGTGAGGTCTCGATCGAGGAGCTCTACGACGCGATCGAGGCGGCGGGCTACACGCCCGTCCGGGAGACCGGGGATGACGGCGGCGACGCCGGTGCTGGTGACGGTGACGACGCCCGCGACGTGGCCCGGAACGACGAGATCAGACGGCAGAAGCGACTCACCCTGTTCGGCGCCGCACTCTCGACGCCGCTGGTTGCGATGCTTGCGCTCCACCTGTTCGCGCCCGGCGCGGTCCCGGCGACGATCCCCGGAACTCGGGTCCCGTTCGGGTGGGTCGCGTTCGCGCTCGCAACGCCCGTGCAGGTCGTGCTCGGCCGGGAGTTCTACGAGAACAGCTACACGGCCGTAGTCCGGAACCGGACCGCGAACATGGACGTGCTGATCGCGCTGGGGTCGACGACGGCGTACCTTTACTCCGTCGTCGCCCTGGTCGGGATCCTCCCCGGCGCGGGGCTGTACTTCGACACCGCCGCCCTGATCCTCGTGTTCATCACACTCGGCAACTACCTCGAAGCCCGCTCGAAGGGCCAGGCGTCGGACGCGCTCCGGTCGCTTTTGGAGATGGAGGCCGACACCGCCACGCTGGTCGACGCGGACGGGGCGGAACGGGAGGTCCCGGTCGAGGAGGTCGCGGTCGGCGACCGGATGAAGGTCCGGCCGGGCGAGAAGATCCCGACCGACGGCGTCGTCGTCGACGGCGAGTCCGCGGTCGACGAGTCGATGGTGACCGGCGAGTCCGTGCCGGTCTCGAAGACGGCGGGCGACGAGGTGGTGGGCTCGACGGTGAACCGGAACGGCGTCCTCGTCGTCGAGGCCACGAAGGTCGGCGCAGACACCGCGATCCAGCAGATCGTCCGGACGGTGAAGGAGGCACAGTCCCGCCAGCCCGAGATCCAGACCGTCGCCGACCGGATCTCGGCGTACTTCGTGCCCGCGGTGATCGCAAACGCGCTGCTGTGGGCGAGCGCCTGGCTGCTCGCGCCCGCCGCGCTCGCGGGGTTCGTGGCGGCGCTCCCGGTGTGGGCGGTCATCGTCGGCGGCCCCGCCGCGGCGGGTGGGACGGTCTCGGCGGTCGAGTTCGCCGTGCTGGTGTTCGCCTCCGCGGTCCTGATCGCGTGTCCCTGTGCGCTCGGGCTCGCCACCCCCGCGGCGACGATGGTCGGCACCTCGATCGGGGCGAACAACGGCGTGGTGTTCAAAGGCGGCGACGTCCTCGAACGCGTCCGCGACGTCGACGCGGTCGTCTTCGACAAGACGGGCACGCTCACCGAAGGCGAGATGTCGCTGACGGACGTCGTCGCCATCGAGCGCGCGCCGGACGGCGGCCGACTCCGCGACGACGACGGTTCGGCGTCCGGTGGCGAGCCCGAAGCCGGTCCGGATGCCGAGGCCGAGGTCCTCCGCTTGGCCGCGGCGGCCGAGCGGAACAGCGAACACCCCCTCGGTCGCGCCGTCGTCGCGGGCGCCGAAGCGCGCGGCATCGACGTCCCCGAGGCGACGGACTTCGAGAACGTCCCCGGGCAGGGCGTCCGCGCGACGGTCGAGGGCGCGACCGTCCTCGTCGGCAACCGCCGGCTGCTCGACGACGCCGGCATCGACACCGCGCCCGCCGAGGAGGAACTGCGGCGGCTGGAATCGGAGGGCAAGACCGCGATGCTCGTCGGGCGGATCCCGCGTGACGCCCCGGACGGGGCCGGGAGCGACGCGGGCGCGGTCGTCGGCGTCGTCGCCGACGCGGACACGGTCAAGCCCACCGCCGCCGACGCGGTCCGCGACCTCCGCGAGCGCGGCCTCGACGTCCACCTGCTCACGGGGGACAACGAACGGACCGCCCGCGCGGTCGCCGACGAGGTCGGGATCGACCCCGACAACGTCCGCGCGGAGGTGTTGCCCGACGACAAGGCCGCCGTGATCGAGTCGATCCAGGCCGAGGGGACAGCGGCGATGATGGTCGGCGACGGCGTCAACGACGCGCCGGCGCTCGCGACGGCCTCGGTCGGGACGGCGCTGGGCTCGGGCACCGACGTCGCCATCGAGGCCGCGGACGTGACGCTGATGCGCGACGATCCGACGGACGTGGTGAAGGCGATCCGGATCTCGGCGGGCACCCTCTCGAAGATCAAGCAGAACCTGTTCTGGGCGCTGGGGTACAATACGGCGATGATCCCGCTGGCGTCGCTCGGGCTGCTGCAGCCCATCCTCGCGGCGGGTGCAATGGCGCTGTCGTCGGTGTCGGTGCTGACGAACAGCCTCCTGTTCCGGCGGTACACCCCGGATCACGACTACCGGCTGCTGGGGATCCTCCGGCGCTGGTAA
- a CDS encoding AsnC family transcriptional regulator: MSTLDETDVRILELLVADARRPYSDIAAEVDLSPPAVSARIDRLRESGVIRRFTVDLDRSQLRAGVPVLVTLALPADVVSEVREAVVAADAVEHAFVTAEGDVVFHARFRADAVREQLGRLVDLSLVDDYEVTVVSDAEWTPSLGGAEFALSCAECGNTVTSEGRSERFDGEQYHFCCPSCLAQFRERYEELEAGAG, encoded by the coding sequence ATGTCCACGCTCGACGAGACCGACGTCCGTATCCTCGAACTCCTCGTCGCGGACGCGCGACGCCCCTATAGCGACATCGCTGCGGAGGTCGACCTCTCGCCGCCGGCGGTCTCCGCCCGTATCGATCGGCTCCGCGAGTCCGGCGTGATCCGCCGGTTCACCGTCGACCTCGACCGCTCGCAGCTCCGGGCCGGCGTGCCAGTGCTGGTGACGCTTGCGCTCCCCGCCGACGTCGTAAGCGAGGTCCGCGAGGCGGTCGTGGCCGCTGACGCCGTCGAACACGCGTTCGTGACCGCCGAGGGCGACGTCGTCTTCCACGCGCGGTTCCGCGCCGACGCGGTCCGCGAGCAGCTCGGCCGGCTCGTCGACCTCTCTCTGGTCGACGACTACGAGGTGACGGTCGTCAGCGACGCGGAGTGGACCCCCTCGCTCGGGGGCGCGGAGTTCGCGCTGTCGTGTGCGGAGTGCGGCAACACCGTCACCAGTGAGGGGCGAAGCGAACGGTTCGACGGCGAGCAGTACCACTTCTGCTGTCCGTCGTGTCTGGCACAGTTCCGCGAGCGCTACGAGGAACTCGAAGCCGGTGCCGGGTGA
- a CDS encoding nitrite/sulfite reductase → MPTDVENWKSEVYGNEIREHLFEFAEEGYDSIPDDEQDAWFERFKWWGLYHQRNGQEGYFMMRIGTPNGVLEPGQLRVVGEIADEYARGPGVNPIFGDSYADFTTRQSIQLHWIELSDVPAVFEKLEEHGLSTQQACGDSWRNIVGNPVAGKDGQEVIDAWPVIRSLNEEFKGNDDHSNLPRKWKVSVTGSADGSGQGDINDLAFEPAYKEIDSVEGTSTGSRTESGDGEDVVGFNVRVGGGLARNEPRFARDIDVWVSPDRVSDVAGGLSALFRDHGDREDRYNARIKFLVDEWGADAVRETLQDDYVDFELHTAGRDVREEYTYNTGGGERNDLVGVHDQKDGKNFVGLNVLVGRMGAEDVLELADLADEYGSGEVRLSQRQNVIVTDIPDSELDEFLAEPLLEHYSPEPSPFMRGSIACTGTEFCSLSIVETKNRQVRYARWLKENVALPDDVEEFHIHLSGCTASCAQPQIADVSLRGMKTRKNGEAVEALDVGLGGGLGDDPQFARWVTQRVPVDEVPGALANLIEGFAERRAEGEGFREFVARHDDEELDDLVDPEETDYEDPMMHNTKMTWYPYADDDGLDASPPAPADD, encoded by the coding sequence ATGCCAACGGACGTGGAAAACTGGAAGTCGGAGGTCTACGGGAACGAGATCCGCGAACATCTCTTCGAGTTTGCGGAGGAAGGCTACGACTCGATCCCCGACGACGAGCAGGACGCGTGGTTCGAGCGCTTCAAATGGTGGGGGCTGTACCATCAGCGGAACGGCCAGGAGGGATACTTCATGATGCGGATCGGGACCCCGAACGGGGTACTCGAACCCGGCCAGCTCCGCGTCGTGGGCGAGATCGCCGACGAGTACGCCCGCGGTCCCGGCGTGAACCCGATCTTCGGCGACTCCTACGCGGACTTCACCACGCGGCAGTCGATCCAACTTCACTGGATCGAACTCTCCGACGTGCCCGCGGTCTTCGAGAAACTGGAGGAACACGGCCTCTCGACCCAGCAGGCCTGCGGCGACTCCTGGCGGAACATCGTCGGCAACCCCGTGGCGGGCAAGGACGGACAGGAAGTCATCGACGCCTGGCCCGTCATCCGCAGCCTCAACGAGGAGTTCAAAGGCAACGACGACCACTCGAACCTCCCCCGGAAGTGGAAGGTGTCGGTGACCGGCTCCGCCGACGGCTCCGGCCAGGGCGACATCAACGACCTCGCCTTCGAGCCGGCGTACAAGGAGATCGACAGCGTCGAGGGGACCTCGACGGGCAGCCGGACGGAGTCCGGCGACGGCGAGGACGTCGTCGGCTTCAACGTCCGCGTCGGCGGCGGCCTCGCCCGCAACGAGCCGCGGTTCGCCCGCGACATCGACGTGTGGGTCTCCCCCGACCGCGTCTCCGACGTCGCCGGCGGCCTCTCGGCGCTGTTCCGCGACCACGGCGACCGCGAGGACCGGTACAACGCCCGGATCAAGTTCCTCGTCGACGAGTGGGGTGCCGACGCGGTCAGGGAGACCCTGCAGGACGACTACGTCGACTTCGAGCTTCACACCGCGGGCCGGGACGTCCGCGAGGAGTACACCTACAACACCGGCGGCGGCGAGCGCAACGACCTCGTCGGCGTCCACGACCAGAAGGACGGTAAAAACTTCGTCGGCCTGAACGTCCTGGTCGGCCGGATGGGCGCCGAGGACGTCCTCGAACTCGCCGACCTCGCCGACGAGTACGGCTCCGGGGAGGTCAGGCTCTCCCAGCGCCAGAACGTCATCGTGACGGATATCCCCGATTCCGAACTCGACGAGTTCCTCGCGGAGCCGCTGTTGGAGCATTACTCCCCGGAGCCCTCGCCGTTCATGCGCGGGTCGATCGCGTGTACCGGCACGGAGTTCTGTTCGCTCTCGATCGTCGAGACGAAGAACCGTCAGGTCCGCTACGCCCGGTGGCTGAAGGAGAACGTCGCCCTCCCCGACGACGTCGAGGAGTTCCACATCCACCTTTCGGGGTGTACGGCGTCGTGTGCCCAGCCGCAGATCGCCGACGTGAGTCTCCGCGGTATGAAGACGCGGAAGAACGGCGAGGCCGTCGAAGCGCTCGATGTCGGCCTCGGCGGCGGCCTCGGCGACGACCCGCAGTTCGCGCGGTGGGTCACCCAGCGGGTCCCGGTCGACGAGGTTCCCGGCGCGCTCGCGAACCTGATAGAGGGGTTCGCCGAGCGGCGGGCCGAGGGAGAGGGCTTCCGCGAGTTCGTCGCCCGCCACGACGACGAGGAACTCGACGACCTCGTCGACCCCGAGGAGACCGACTACGAGGACCCGATGATGCACAACACCAAGATGACGTGGTACCCCTACGCCGACGACGACGGGCTGGACGCGAGTCCGCCCGCCCCCGCCGACGACTGA
- a CDS encoding ketopantoate reductase family protein, producing MRIVIFGAGSLGSLFGALLDGAHDVTLVGRDPHISAVREHGLRVTGVDDFEASPAATTDGTELDCDFAVVTVKAYDTAGAARDLATGDVGAAVSLQNGLGNEATLAAGLDCPVVAGTTSHGAMLSEPGVVEWTGRGDVVVGAWRGDGAAGEGGDVSREDEHGRGTAADPASGVAAAFRAASIGAEVESDIGRRLWRKLAVNAAINPVSALARIRNGRVFEGPTAEYAARAAREAADVARAEGVDLDAGAAVEAAQTVARRTADNRSSMFQDVAAGRRTEIDAVSGVVAERADEHGVDAPVNGLLCALLRGWEAGEGLR from the coding sequence ATGCGGATCGTCATCTTCGGGGCCGGCAGCCTGGGAAGCCTGTTCGGTGCGCTGCTCGACGGCGCCCACGACGTGACGCTCGTGGGGCGGGATCCCCACATCTCCGCCGTCCGTGAGCACGGTCTCCGGGTGACCGGCGTCGACGACTTCGAGGCGTCGCCGGCGGCGACGACCGACGGGACGGAACTCGACTGCGACTTCGCGGTCGTGACGGTGAAAGCCTACGACACGGCCGGGGCCGCGCGGGACCTCGCCACCGGCGACGTCGGGGCGGCCGTGTCGCTGCAGAACGGCCTCGGCAACGAGGCGACGCTCGCGGCCGGGCTGGACTGTCCGGTCGTCGCCGGAACGACGAGCCACGGTGCGATGCTTTCGGAGCCGGGAGTCGTAGAGTGGACCGGCCGCGGGGACGTCGTCGTCGGAGCCTGGCGTGGCGACGGCGCGGCGGGTGAGGGCGGCGATGTCAGCCGGGAGGACGAACACGGAAGGGGGACCGCGGCCGACCCCGCCTCAGGGGTCGCCGCGGCGTTTCGGGCCGCGTCGATCGGGGCGGAAGTCGAGTCCGACATCGGGCGTCGGCTCTGGCGGAAGCTCGCGGTCAACGCCGCCATCAACCCCGTTTCCGCGCTCGCACGGATCCGGAACGGTCGGGTCTTCGAGGGCCCGACGGCCGAGTACGCCGCGCGGGCCGCAAGGGAGGCTGCCGACGTCGCCCGCGCCGAGGGTGTCGATCTCGACGCGGGGGCGGCGGTCGAGGCGGCGCAGACGGTGGCCCGTCGGACCGCCGACAACCGGTCGTCGATGTTCCAGGACGTCGCCGCCGGCCGCCGGACCGAGATCGACGCGGTCTCGGGGGTCGTCGCCGAGCGGGCCGACGAACACGGGGTCGACGCCCCGGTGAACGGGTTGCTGTGTGCGCTGCTCCGCGGGTGGGAAGCGGGGGAAGGGCTTCGATAG
- the panB gene encoding 3-methyl-2-oxobutanoate hydroxymethyltransferase — MPSVRDIVGRDPEADPITVLTAYDTPTARIVDDAGIDVVLVGDSIGDAVLGHDSALPVALDTIATHTAAVARGVDDALVVADLPFLSYGVSEPESVRNAGRMLKEAGAGAVKLESGPHTVDLTRRLVELGVPVQAHLGLTPQHINRVGLQRQGTDEEAAAEILDLAAAHEEAGAFSLILEHIPANLAAIVTEELDIPTIGIGAGPETDGQVLVVNDAVGLSERAPPFATAFGDVRGEMIEAVEAYRDAVTTGTFPGEEETYVEEGLELDN, encoded by the coding sequence ATGCCGAGCGTCAGGGACATCGTCGGCCGCGACCCGGAAGCCGACCCGATCACGGTGTTGACGGCGTACGACACCCCGACGGCGCGGATCGTCGACGACGCCGGGATCGACGTCGTCCTCGTCGGGGACAGCATCGGCGACGCGGTCCTGGGACACGACTCCGCGCTTCCGGTGGCTCTCGACACGATCGCGACCCACACCGCGGCGGTCGCCCGCGGCGTCGACGACGCCCTCGTGGTCGCGGACTTGCCCTTCCTCAGCTACGGCGTGAGCGAACCGGAGAGCGTCCGCAACGCCGGGCGGATGCTGAAGGAGGCCGGCGCCGGCGCGGTCAAACTCGAAAGCGGCCCCCACACCGTTGATTTGACCCGCCGGCTGGTCGAACTCGGGGTCCCGGTGCAGGCGCACCTCGGGCTGACTCCCCAGCACATCAACCGCGTGGGGCTGCAGCGGCAGGGCACCGACGAGGAGGCCGCCGCGGAGATCCTCGACCTCGCGGCGGCCCACGAGGAGGCGGGCGCCTTTTCGCTGATCTTAGAACACATCCCCGCCAACCTCGCAGCGATCGTGACCGAGGAACTCGACATCCCCACCATCGGGATCGGCGCGGGCCCCGAGACCGACGGCCAGGTGCTTGTCGTCAACGACGCCGTGGGACTCTCCGAGCGCGCGCCACCGTTCGCGACGGCGTTCGGCGACGTCCGCGGGGAGATGATCGAGGCCGTCGAAGCGTATCGGGACGCGGTCACGACGGGAACGTTCCCGGGTGAGGAAGAGACGTATGTCGAAGAGGGACTGGAGTTGGATAACTGA